A stretch of Eleutherodactylus coqui strain aEleCoq1 chromosome 2, aEleCoq1.hap1, whole genome shotgun sequence DNA encodes these proteins:
- the LOC136611067 gene encoding E3 ubiquitin/ISG15 ligase TRIM25-like translates to MASAAVRDELLCSICLSTYTDPVMLRCGHNFCRVCIHRVLDTQDEAGVYSCPECRVESQERPALMRCLALRNIIENFLITPPTQTEAEIFCTYCVDSPVAAAKSCLLCEASLCEKHLKVHSKSAEHVLCEPSANLEDRKCSVHKKILEYYCTEDAICICVTCSLAGEHRGHQVEMLDEASEKKKRLRNVLQKLITRREETEERVRSLEERRRKAQEKAAGEAKTVTALCRDIRRRLDDLEKRVLSEISRQEKEESLSLSALMKKLEIQKDELSRKMRHMEELCNMTDPLTVLQEPDTGDLYDPEDTGGHDGGDGDTGGHDGDVAVISDTLHTLCDIVTDIRRGIYMEDPADILLDVNTAANDIRISDDLKTATSIQQNQNRPETLQRFQYDQVMSRRGFSSGRYYWDVEGSRSGGWMVGMCYPSIDRRGQQSYIGYNNKSWCLWRSYSEYSVRHDSEEILLPHIISSDRFRICLDYGAGRLSFYELCDPIRHLHTFTASFTEPLHAVLWVFNGSITILGEATTGRNHNRN, encoded by the exons ATGGCGTCTGCTGCTGTGAGAGACGAgctgctctgctccatctgtctgagcacttatacagatcctgtaatgctgagatgtggacacaacttctgccGGGTCTGTATTCATCGTGTGCTGGATACACAGGACGAGGCTGGAGTTTATTCCTGTCCTGAATGCAGAGTGGAGTCTCAGGAGCGGCCGGCACTGATGAGATGCTTAGCTCTGCGTAACATCATAGAGAACTTCCTGATTACTCCTCCGACACAAACGGAAGCCGAGATCTtctgcacttactgtgtggactCTCCTGTTGCGGCCGCTAAATCCTGTCTGCTGTGTGAAGCTTCTCTGTGCGAGAAACACCTGAAAGTTCACAGCAAGTCAGCAGAACACGTCTTATGTGAGCCCAGCGCCAACCTGGAGGACAGGAAATGTTCTGTCCATAAGAAGATCCTGGAATATTACTGCACTGAGGATGCCATCTGTatctgtgtgacctgcagtctggCCGGAGAACATCGGGGTCATCAGGTGGAGATGCTGGATGAGGCCTCTGAGAAGAAGAAGAGACTGAGAAATGTTCTCCAGAAACTGATCACAAGGAGAGAGGAGACTGAGGAAAGAGTCCGGAGTCTGGAGGAACGCAGGAGGAAAGCTCAAGAAAAAGCAGCTGGAGAAGCGAAGACAGTCACTGCCCTGTGTAGAGACATCAGGAGACGGCTGGATGATCTGGAGAAGAGGGTCCTGAGCGAGATCTCCAGGCAGGAGAAGGAAGAGTCACTCTCACTGTCTGCTCTGATGAagaagctggaaatacagaaggacgagctgtccaggaagatgagacACATGGAGGAGCTGTGTAACATGACTGATCCACTGACTGTCTTACAGGAACCAGACACCGGGGACTTGTATGATCCTGAGGAcacggggggacatgatggaggtgatggggacacagggggacatgatggag ATGTGGCTGTGATCtcagacacattacacacattatgTGACATAGTAACAGATATAAGGAGGGGGATCTATATGGAGGATCCTGCAGACATATTACTGGATGTAAACACAGCTGCTAATGATATCCGTATATCAGATGACCTGAAAACTGCAACCAGCATACAACAGAACCAGAACCGTCCAGAAACATTACAGAGATTCCAGTATGATCAGGTGATGAGCAGGAGGGGATTCTCCTCAGGACGATATTACTGGGATGTGGAGGGCAGTAGATCAGGGGGGTGGATGGTGGGGATGTGTTACCCCAGTATagacaggagggggcagcagtcaTACATTGGCTATAATAACAAGTCCTGGTGTTTGTGGAGGTCTTATAGTGAGTATTCAGTGAGACATGACAGTGAAGAGATCCTGTTACCtcacattatatccagtgatagaTTCAGGATCTGCCTGGATTATGGGGCCGGGCGGCTGTCCTTTTATGAGCTGTGTGACCccatcagacacttacacaccttcACTGCCTCCTTCACCGAGCCGCTTCATGCTGTATTATGGGTATTTAATGGTTCAATAACAATATTGGGAGAAGCAACGACTGGGAGAAACCATAATAGAAACTGA